One stretch of Arachis duranensis cultivar V14167 chromosome 1, aradu.V14167.gnm2.J7QH, whole genome shotgun sequence DNA includes these proteins:
- the LOC107471486 gene encoding G-type lectin S-receptor-like serine/threonine-protein kinase LECRK3, translated as MASKSPILIVLLFLSSILLLHSSLADADDGITKIELGHSLSPKGNQSSSWLSSSGHFAFGFYPHAQGYGYAVGIWLLGEPDITLVWTANRNDPPLPSSSTLLLTIDGLVLQQGQKITNNVTGASMASMLDSGNFVIYDDSHVVVWQSFDHPTDIILGGQNLTAANRLVSSLSKTDHSTGLFYLIMQESDSNLVAYPLKTLPYAEDHYWDEIDNATTGSVQLSLNTEGFLCLREHQCFVNNTNLLRNSNSQKQNTTSIYRATFDFDGVFRLYEHQFDGEGNRRPFSVEIRWEAMHDKCQINGFCGFNSYCSNTNMCHCYPGFVPISNNGMFLECKLNYSKDERQSNPDPSSLYDVTLLEHMSWSDFPYLVTKETTMEACEESCKEDCDCGGALYANNGGICSIYRLPLRYGRKVPNASDTATAIFKVPYHSGFLINQTHLDPDSHVVVDNKRSLILILSSSLGSVTLLCVIIAVSVFFNYRHHVYSYAKLSASSNLGFTKECSLRSFSFDELVEATSGFTEEIGRGSYGAVYEGTITGDGSNKSVAVKRLERIADDEGEREFRAEVTAIARTHHRNLVKLVGYCIEGSRKLLVYEYVSNGCLANLLFKGKNHHHHHHDQALPWKERIKIALDVARGVQYLHEECGVRIVHCNLKPQNILIDEAWTAKISDFGLARLLKQPQQPEFLTDDEVRSSYLAPEWKNEASPSLSSCSSPLVSVKVDIYSYGVVVLEIVCRRRSIDVNVKCPEEVLLSSWVYQCYAEGELRKLVVNESEEEDTDWKTLERMVKVGLWCVQDDPSLRPSMKNVILMLEGWKPIPTPPSPLAST; from the exons ATGGCTTCTAAATCCCCCATTCTCATTGTTCTGCTCTTTCTGTCTTCTATTCTACTGCTACACTCATCACTTGCAGATGCAGATGATGGAATAACCAAGATTGAGTTGGGTCATTCCCTCTCTCCAAAAGGAAACCAATCTTCATCATGGTTATCAAGTTCTGGCCATTTTGCATTTGGATTTTACCCTCATGCTCAAGGCTATGGTTATGCTGTTGGTATATGGCTGCTTGGTGAGCCTGACATCACTCTAGTATGGACTGCTAACCGCAACGATCCGCCGCTACCTTCTTCCTCCACCTTACTTTTGACCATTGATGGCTTGGTTCTTCAACAAGGACAAAAGATTACTAATAATGTCACAGGGGCTTCTATGGCATCCATGCTGGATTCCGGAAACTTTGTAATCTATGATGATTCACATGTTGTTGTGTGGCAAAGCTTTGATCATCCAACCGATATCATTTTAGGAGGTCAGAACTTAACTGCAGCAAACAGATTGGTGTCTAGTTTGTCCAAAACAGATCATTCCACTGGACTTTTCTATCTTATCATGCAAGAATCGGATAGCAACCTTGTTGCTTATCCCCTCAAAACCTTACCATACGCTGAGGATCACTACTGGGATGAGATTGACAATGCTACTACCGG TTCGGTGCAGCTGAGTCTTAACACGGAAGGATTTCTTTGCCTAAGAGAGCACCAATGTTTTGTCAACAACACAAACTTGTTGAGAAATAGCAATTCTCAGAAACAGAACACAACCTCAATATACCGGGCAACATTTGATTTTGATGGGGTTTTCAGATTGTATGAGCACCAATTTGATGGTGAGGGAAATAGAAGGCCATTCAGTGTTGAAATTAGGTGGGAAGCCATGCATGATAAATGCCAAATCAATGGTTTTTGTGGCTTCAACAGTTACTGCTCCAACACCAATATGTGTCACTGTTATCCTGGTTTCGTCCCCATCAGCAACAATGGCATGTTTCTGGAATGCAAACTGAACTACAGCAAAGACGAACGTCAATCTAATCCTGACCCATCTTCGCTGTACGATGTTACTCTTTTGGAGCACATGTCATGGAGTGATTTCCCATATTTGGTTACAAAAGAAACAACAATGGAAGCATGTGAGGAGTCTTGCAAGGAAGATTGTGATTGTGGGGGAGCATTGTATGCAAATAATGGTGGTATCTGCAGCATATACAGGCTTCCACTCAGATATGGCAGAAAGGTTCCAAATGCATCAGACACAGCCACAGCCATTTTCAAAGTTCCTTATCATTCAGGATTTCTAATTAACCAAACACATCTAGACCCGGATTCCCATGTTGTTGTTGATAACAAGAGAAGCCTAATACTGATTCTATCCTCTTCTTTGGGTTCTGTTACTTTGCTCTGTGTGATCATTGCTGTCTCGGTTTTCTTCAATTATAGGCATCATGTTTATAGTTATGCAAAGTTGTCTGCAAGCTCAAACCTGGGATTCACCAAGGAATGTTCATTGCGCTCGTTTTCCTTTGACGAACTTGTGGAAGCAACTAGTGGCTTCACGGAAGAGATAGGAAGAGGGTCTTATGGAGCAGTTTATGAAGGAACAATAACAGGTGATGGTAGTAACAAAAGCGTTGCTGTGAAAAGACTAGAGAGGATTGCTGATGATGAAGGAGAGAGGGAATTCCGAGCTGAAGTTACTGCCATTGCTCGAACTCACCATAGGAATCTGGTTAAGCTTGTTGGGTATTGTATTGAAGGGTCAAGGAAGCTTCTTGTTTATGAATATGTTAGCAATGGCTGCCTCGCGAATCTTCTGTTTAAGGGTaagaatcatcatcatcatcatcatgatcagGCACTTCCATGgaaagagaggattaaaattgcATTGGATGTAGCCAGAGGAGTGCAGTATCTGCATGAAGAGTGCGGGGTTCGAATCGTCCATTGCAATCTTAAGCCACAAAATATACTGATTGATGAAGCATGGACAGCAAAGATATCTGATTTTGGATTAGCACGGCTTTTGAAGCAGCCTCAACAACCAGAGTTTCTTACTGATGATGAGGTAAGAAGCAGTTACTTGGCACCTGAATGGAAGAATGAGGCATCACCATCTTTATCTTCATGTTCATCTCCATTGGTGTCTGTGAAAGTTGATATTTACAGCTATGGGGTTGTGGTGTTGGAGATAGTGTGCCGCAGAAGAAGTATAGATGTAAACGTGAAGTGTCCAGAGGAGGTTCTTCTTTCAAGTTGGGTGTATCAGTGTTATGCAGAAGGAGAGTTGAGGAAGCTTGTTGTTAATGAATCAGAAGAAGAGGATACAGATTGGAAGACATTAGAGAGAATGGTGAAGGTGGGGTTGTGGTGTGTGCAGGATGATCCATCACTGCGTCCTTCAATGAAGAATGTTATCTTGATGTTGGAAGGTTGGAAACCTATTCCAACTCCTCCATCTCCTCTTGCTTCAACTTAA
- the LOC107470027 gene encoding peroxidase 25 has translation MDAILSYLVMFMMMTLAVVQAQLRTGFYSSSCPSAEAIIRSTVESHFNKDPTIAPGLLRLHFHDCFVQGCDGSILIADSSAERNAVQNIGLRGFEVIDDAKSQIEATCPGVVSCADILALAARDAVHLSGGPSWLVPTGRRDGRISSSNQASNMPSPLDPVSVQKQKFSAKGLDVHDLVTLLGAHTIGQTDCRFFSYRLYNFTTTGNADPTINQSFLELLQAQCPKNGDGLRKVALDKDSPVKFDVSYFKNVRDGSGVLESDQRLWEDPATKSVVQNYAGNIRGILGLRFEFEFPKAMIKLSSIEVKAGSQGEIRKVCSKFN, from the exons ATGGATGCCATATTGAGCTACCTAGTTATGTTTATGATGATGACTTTGGCAGTAGTTCAAGCCCAACTAAGAACAGGGTTTTATTCTAGTTCATGCCCAAGTGCTGAGGCCATTATACGGTCCACTGTTGAATCTCACTTCAACAAAGATCCTACCATTGCTCCTGGCCTTCTCAGGCTTCATTTCCATGATTGCTTTGTACAG GGGTGCGATGGTTCAATTTTGATTGCAGACTCTTCTGCAGAAAGGAATGCAGTGCAAAACATTGGTCTAAGAGGTTTTGAAGTCATTGATGATGCAAAATCACAGATAGAAGCTACATGCCCTGGAGTTGTCTCATGTGCTGACATTCTAGCATTGGCAGCCAGGGATGCAGTCCATTTG AGTGGTGGTCCAAGTTGGCTAGTACCAACAGGAAGAAGAGATGGGAGGATTTCTTCATCAAATCAAGCCTCAAACATGCCTTCTCCGCTTGACCCGGTTTCTGTCCAGAAGCAAAAATTTTCCGCCAAAGGTCTAGATGTTCATGACCTTGTCACCTTATTAG GTGCACACACCATAGGGCAGACAGACTGCAGGTTCTTCAGTTACCGTTTATACAATTTCACGACCACAGGGAACGCTGATCCCACCATAAACCAATCTTTCTTGGAGCTGCTTCAAGCTCAGTGTCCCAAAAACGGAGATGGTTTGAGAAAGGTGGCACTGGACAAAGATAGTCCTGTAAAGTTTGATGTTAGTTACTTCAAGAACGTGCGTGATGGTAGTGGGGTTCTAGAGTCAGATCAGAGGCTGTGGGAAGATCCAGCTACAAAAAGTGTAGTTCAGAATTATGCTGGGAACATTAGAGGGATACTGGGATTAAGATTTGAATTCGAGTTTCCTAAGGCCATGATTAAGTTGAGTAGCATTGAAGTGAAGGCTGGTAgtcaaggagaaattagaaaAGTGTGCTCTAAATTTAACTGA